A window of the Lactuca sativa cultivar Salinas chromosome 5, Lsat_Salinas_v11, whole genome shotgun sequence genome harbors these coding sequences:
- the LOC111895012 gene encoding uncharacterized protein LOC111895012 isoform X1, producing the protein MEDHPKDDNNKKNIKVMPLAISIGGGGAGRLGMGGILLFGGALVTATIASAALAFKIRRSSKKSRWPSPETQSVDAPDQVEFMVKTNKDLPLGSQNQSSDGLTSMKEIMQTKTIPDSSPEEKQNCEEKVAVESGDGSIFSVVGEDEESYANSVSELGFPIVDGGEEEQKKYCNQQTDAEEEEYKAIEGVGESVQVGALASDEESTAAMEADGVKKEKEKDCEDEMINVANVEGELSTSDEASYAAADHDIVSETEEEAINTVFCVRVEYKEACLDDDDDDDDDDETITIQTQEIHQGRTFADDDDYDDDDDEDDRAAVREKRPLPPNQLMMMNKEEQGKDEDKECEVQSMNKDKETPYVDAEAELLMITEDEAGKSKVEADDEILLIQSHATTAKREVGIWADESVQWEEEASHMIEESMKEDDSILIGKGQKNDDHHKHKHHKSFTHRHRHRFAEISLVPSPTLLLIFMLLALGTAIQRYLVK; encoded by the exons ATGGAGGATCATCCTAAAGatgacaacaacaagaagaataTTAAAGTCATGCCGCTGGCAATAAGTATCGGTGGTGGTGGTGCCGGCAGACTTGGAATGGGTGgtattttgttgtttggtggagcTTTGGTCACTGCGACCATTGCATCAGCAGCCTTAGCTTTCAAAATAAGACGATCATCTAAAAAGAGCAGGTGGCCATCACCGGAGACACAGAGTGTCGATGCACCAGACCAGGTGGAATTCATGGTGAAGACTAATAAAGATCTTCCTCTTGGCTCTCAGAATCAGAG CAGTGATGGGTTAACTAGCATGAAGGAGATCATGCAGACTAAAACCATTCCAGATTCGAGTCCG GAGGAAAAGCAAAATTGTGAGGAAAAAGTGGCCGTGGAGTCTGGAGATGGTAGTATTTTTTCAGTAGTTGGTGAAGATGAAGAAAGCTATGCTAATTCTGTTTCTGAATTGGGGTTTCCAATAGTTGATGGGGGTGAAGAAGAGCAGAAGAAATACTGTAACCAACAGACTGATGCTGAAGAGGAGGAATATAAAGCAATTGAAGGCGTTGGAGAAAGCGTTCAGGTGGGTGCACTAGCATCAGATGAAGAAAGCACAGCAGCAATGGAGGCTGACGGGGTtaaaaaagagaaagaaaaagatTGTGAAGATGAAATGATTAATGTAGCGAATGTTGAGGGAGAGTTGAGTACTAGTGATGAAGCAAGTTATGCAGCAGCTGATCATGATATTGTCAGTGAAACAGAAGAAGAAGCAATAAACACAGTTTTTTGTGTGCGGGTAGAATACAAAGAAGCTTGtctggatgatgatgatgatgatgatgatgatgatgaaaccaTTACAATACAAACCCAAGAAATACATCAGGGTCGGACATTTGCtgatgatgatgattatgatgatgaCGACGACGAAGACGACAGAGCAGCAGTAAGAGAAAAGAGACCCCTACCACCAAACCAATTGATGATGATGAATAAAGAAGAACAAGGCAAAGATGAGGACAAGGAATGTGAGGTCCAGTCTATGAATAAAGACAAAGAAACACCATACGTAGATGCAGAAGCAGAGTTGTTGATGATTACAGAAGATGAAGCAGGAAAAAGCAAGGTGGAAGCTGATGATGAAATCTTGTTAATACAATCGCATGCTACTACAGCCAAGAGGGAAGTTGGGATTTGGGCAGATGAGTCTGTGCAGTGGGAGGAGGAAGCAAGCCACATGATTGAAGAAAGCATGAAGGAAGATGACTCAATTTTAATAGGCAAAGGGCAGAAGAACGATGAtcaccataaacataaacatcaTAAATCTTTCACACACAGACATAGACACAGGTTTGCCGAAATTAGTCTTGTTCCTAGTCCTACTTTGTTGCTCATTTTCATGTTATTGGCTCTTGGAACTGCAATACAAAGATACCTGGTCAAATAA
- the LOC111895012 gene encoding uncharacterized protein LOC111895012 isoform X3, whose product MEDHPKDDNNKKNIKVMPLAISIGGGGAGRLGMGGILLFGGALVTATIASAALAFKIRRSSKKSRWPSPETQSVDAPDQVEFMVKTNKDLPLGSQNQSSDGLTSMKEIMQTKTIPDSSPFQEEKQNCEEKVAVESGDGSIFSVVGEDEESYANSVSELGFPIVDGGEEEQKKYCNQQTDAEEEEYKAIEGVGESVQVGALASDEESTAAMEADGVKKEKEKDCEDEMINVANVEGELSTSDEASYAAADHDIVSETEEEAINTVFCVRVEYKEACLDDDDDDDDDDETITIQTQEIHQGRTFADDDDYDDDDDEDDRAAVREKRPLPPNQLMMMNKEEQGKDEDKECEVQSMNKDKETPYVDAEAELLMITEDEAGKSKVEADDEILLIQSHATTAKREVGIWADESVQWEEEASHMIEESMKEDDSILIGKGQKNDDHHKHKHHKSFTHRHRHRFAEISLVPSPTLLLIFMLLALGTAIQRYLVK is encoded by the exons ATGGAGGATCATCCTAAAGatgacaacaacaagaagaataTTAAAGTCATGCCGCTGGCAATAAGTATCGGTGGTGGTGGTGCCGGCAGACTTGGAATGGGTGgtattttgttgtttggtggagcTTTGGTCACTGCGACCATTGCATCAGCAGCCTTAGCTTTCAAAATAAGACGATCATCTAAAAAGAGCAGGTGGCCATCACCGGAGACACAGAGTGTCGATGCACCAGACCAGGTGGAATTCATGGTGAAGACTAATAAAGATCTTCCTCTTGGCTCTCAGAATCAGAG CAGTGATGGGTTAACTAGCATGAAGGAGATCATGCAGACTAAAACCATTCCAGATTCGAGTCCG TTTCAGGAGGAAAAGCAAAATTGTGAGGAAAAAGTGGCCGTGGAGTCTGGAGATGGTAGTATTTTTTCAGTAGTTGGTGAAGATGAAGAAAGCTATGCTAATTCTGTTTCTGAATTGGGGTTTCCAATAGTTGATGGGGGTGAAGAAGAGCAGAAGAAATACTGTAACCAACAGACTGATGCTGAAGAGGAGGAATATAAAGCAATTGAAGGCGTTGGAGAAAGCGTTCAGGTGGGTGCACTAGCATCAGATGAAGAAAGCACAGCAGCAATGGAGGCTGACGGGGTtaaaaaagagaaagaaaaagatTGTGAAGATGAAATGATTAATGTAGCGAATGTTGAGGGAGAGTTGAGTACTAGTGATGAAGCAAGTTATGCAGCAGCTGATCATGATATTGTCAGTGAAACAGAAGAAGAAGCAATAAACACAGTTTTTTGTGTGCGGGTAGAATACAAAGAAGCTTGtctggatgatgatgatgatgatgatgatgatgatgaaaccaTTACAATACAAACCCAAGAAATACATCAGGGTCGGACATTTGCtgatgatgatgattatgatgatgaCGACGACGAAGACGACAGAGCAGCAGTAAGAGAAAAGAGACCCCTACCACCAAACCAATTGATGATGATGAATAAAGAAGAACAAGGCAAAGATGAGGACAAGGAATGTGAGGTCCAGTCTATGAATAAAGACAAAGAAACACCATACGTAGATGCAGAAGCAGAGTTGTTGATGATTACAGAAGATGAAGCAGGAAAAAGCAAGGTGGAAGCTGATGATGAAATCTTGTTAATACAATCGCATGCTACTACAGCCAAGAGGGAAGTTGGGATTTGGGCAGATGAGTCTGTGCAGTGGGAGGAGGAAGCAAGCCACATGATTGAAGAAAGCATGAAGGAAGATGACTCAATTTTAATAGGCAAAGGGCAGAAGAACGATGAtcaccataaacataaacatcaTAAATCTTTCACACACAGACATAGACACAGGTTTGCCGAAATTAGTCTTGTTCCTAGTCCTACTTTGTTGCTCATTTTCATGTTATTGGCTCTTGGAACTGCAATACAAAGATACCTGGTCAAATAA
- the LOC111895012 gene encoding uncharacterized protein LOC111895012 isoform X2 → MEDHPKDDNNKKNIKVMPLAISIGGGGAGRLGMGGILLFGGALVTATIASAALAFKIRRSSKKSRWPSPETQSVDAPDQVEFMVKTNKDLPLGSQNQSDGLTSMKEIMQTKTIPDSSPEEKQNCEEKVAVESGDGSIFSVVGEDEESYANSVSELGFPIVDGGEEEQKKYCNQQTDAEEEEYKAIEGVGESVQVGALASDEESTAAMEADGVKKEKEKDCEDEMINVANVEGELSTSDEASYAAADHDIVSETEEEAINTVFCVRVEYKEACLDDDDDDDDDDETITIQTQEIHQGRTFADDDDYDDDDDEDDRAAVREKRPLPPNQLMMMNKEEQGKDEDKECEVQSMNKDKETPYVDAEAELLMITEDEAGKSKVEADDEILLIQSHATTAKREVGIWADESVQWEEEASHMIEESMKEDDSILIGKGQKNDDHHKHKHHKSFTHRHRHRFAEISLVPSPTLLLIFMLLALGTAIQRYLVK, encoded by the exons ATGGAGGATCATCCTAAAGatgacaacaacaagaagaataTTAAAGTCATGCCGCTGGCAATAAGTATCGGTGGTGGTGGTGCCGGCAGACTTGGAATGGGTGgtattttgttgtttggtggagcTTTGGTCACTGCGACCATTGCATCAGCAGCCTTAGCTTTCAAAATAAGACGATCATCTAAAAAGAGCAGGTGGCCATCACCGGAGACACAGAGTGTCGATGCACCAGACCAGGTGGAATTCATGGTGAAGACTAATAAAGATCTTCCTCTTGGCTCTCAGAATCAGAG TGATGGGTTAACTAGCATGAAGGAGATCATGCAGACTAAAACCATTCCAGATTCGAGTCCG GAGGAAAAGCAAAATTGTGAGGAAAAAGTGGCCGTGGAGTCTGGAGATGGTAGTATTTTTTCAGTAGTTGGTGAAGATGAAGAAAGCTATGCTAATTCTGTTTCTGAATTGGGGTTTCCAATAGTTGATGGGGGTGAAGAAGAGCAGAAGAAATACTGTAACCAACAGACTGATGCTGAAGAGGAGGAATATAAAGCAATTGAAGGCGTTGGAGAAAGCGTTCAGGTGGGTGCACTAGCATCAGATGAAGAAAGCACAGCAGCAATGGAGGCTGACGGGGTtaaaaaagagaaagaaaaagatTGTGAAGATGAAATGATTAATGTAGCGAATGTTGAGGGAGAGTTGAGTACTAGTGATGAAGCAAGTTATGCAGCAGCTGATCATGATATTGTCAGTGAAACAGAAGAAGAAGCAATAAACACAGTTTTTTGTGTGCGGGTAGAATACAAAGAAGCTTGtctggatgatgatgatgatgatgatgatgatgatgaaaccaTTACAATACAAACCCAAGAAATACATCAGGGTCGGACATTTGCtgatgatgatgattatgatgatgaCGACGACGAAGACGACAGAGCAGCAGTAAGAGAAAAGAGACCCCTACCACCAAACCAATTGATGATGATGAATAAAGAAGAACAAGGCAAAGATGAGGACAAGGAATGTGAGGTCCAGTCTATGAATAAAGACAAAGAAACACCATACGTAGATGCAGAAGCAGAGTTGTTGATGATTACAGAAGATGAAGCAGGAAAAAGCAAGGTGGAAGCTGATGATGAAATCTTGTTAATACAATCGCATGCTACTACAGCCAAGAGGGAAGTTGGGATTTGGGCAGATGAGTCTGTGCAGTGGGAGGAGGAAGCAAGCCACATGATTGAAGAAAGCATGAAGGAAGATGACTCAATTTTAATAGGCAAAGGGCAGAAGAACGATGAtcaccataaacataaacatcaTAAATCTTTCACACACAGACATAGACACAGGTTTGCCGAAATTAGTCTTGTTCCTAGTCCTACTTTGTTGCTCATTTTCATGTTATTGGCTCTTGGAACTGCAATACAAAGATACCTGGTCAAATAA
- the LOC111895012 gene encoding uncharacterized protein LOC111895012 isoform X4, translating to MEDHPKDDNNKKNIKVMPLAISIGGGGAGRLGMGGILLFGGALVTATIASAALAFKIRRSSKKSRWPSPETQSVDAPDQVEFMVKTNKDLPLGSQNQSDGLTSMKEIMQTKTIPDSSPFQEEKQNCEEKVAVESGDGSIFSVVGEDEESYANSVSELGFPIVDGGEEEQKKYCNQQTDAEEEEYKAIEGVGESVQVGALASDEESTAAMEADGVKKEKEKDCEDEMINVANVEGELSTSDEASYAAADHDIVSETEEEAINTVFCVRVEYKEACLDDDDDDDDDDETITIQTQEIHQGRTFADDDDYDDDDDEDDRAAVREKRPLPPNQLMMMNKEEQGKDEDKECEVQSMNKDKETPYVDAEAELLMITEDEAGKSKVEADDEILLIQSHATTAKREVGIWADESVQWEEEASHMIEESMKEDDSILIGKGQKNDDHHKHKHHKSFTHRHRHRFAEISLVPSPTLLLIFMLLALGTAIQRYLVK from the exons ATGGAGGATCATCCTAAAGatgacaacaacaagaagaataTTAAAGTCATGCCGCTGGCAATAAGTATCGGTGGTGGTGGTGCCGGCAGACTTGGAATGGGTGgtattttgttgtttggtggagcTTTGGTCACTGCGACCATTGCATCAGCAGCCTTAGCTTTCAAAATAAGACGATCATCTAAAAAGAGCAGGTGGCCATCACCGGAGACACAGAGTGTCGATGCACCAGACCAGGTGGAATTCATGGTGAAGACTAATAAAGATCTTCCTCTTGGCTCTCAGAATCAGAG TGATGGGTTAACTAGCATGAAGGAGATCATGCAGACTAAAACCATTCCAGATTCGAGTCCG TTTCAGGAGGAAAAGCAAAATTGTGAGGAAAAAGTGGCCGTGGAGTCTGGAGATGGTAGTATTTTTTCAGTAGTTGGTGAAGATGAAGAAAGCTATGCTAATTCTGTTTCTGAATTGGGGTTTCCAATAGTTGATGGGGGTGAAGAAGAGCAGAAGAAATACTGTAACCAACAGACTGATGCTGAAGAGGAGGAATATAAAGCAATTGAAGGCGTTGGAGAAAGCGTTCAGGTGGGTGCACTAGCATCAGATGAAGAAAGCACAGCAGCAATGGAGGCTGACGGGGTtaaaaaagagaaagaaaaagatTGTGAAGATGAAATGATTAATGTAGCGAATGTTGAGGGAGAGTTGAGTACTAGTGATGAAGCAAGTTATGCAGCAGCTGATCATGATATTGTCAGTGAAACAGAAGAAGAAGCAATAAACACAGTTTTTTGTGTGCGGGTAGAATACAAAGAAGCTTGtctggatgatgatgatgatgatgatgatgatgatgaaaccaTTACAATACAAACCCAAGAAATACATCAGGGTCGGACATTTGCtgatgatgatgattatgatgatgaCGACGACGAAGACGACAGAGCAGCAGTAAGAGAAAAGAGACCCCTACCACCAAACCAATTGATGATGATGAATAAAGAAGAACAAGGCAAAGATGAGGACAAGGAATGTGAGGTCCAGTCTATGAATAAAGACAAAGAAACACCATACGTAGATGCAGAAGCAGAGTTGTTGATGATTACAGAAGATGAAGCAGGAAAAAGCAAGGTGGAAGCTGATGATGAAATCTTGTTAATACAATCGCATGCTACTACAGCCAAGAGGGAAGTTGGGATTTGGGCAGATGAGTCTGTGCAGTGGGAGGAGGAAGCAAGCCACATGATTGAAGAAAGCATGAAGGAAGATGACTCAATTTTAATAGGCAAAGGGCAGAAGAACGATGAtcaccataaacataaacatcaTAAATCTTTCACACACAGACATAGACACAGGTTTGCCGAAATTAGTCTTGTTCCTAGTCCTACTTTGTTGCTCATTTTCATGTTATTGGCTCTTGGAACTGCAATACAAAGATACCTGGTCAAATAA